A genomic stretch from Puntigrus tetrazona isolate hp1 chromosome 6, ASM1883169v1, whole genome shotgun sequence includes:
- the eya2 gene encoding eyes absent homolog 2 isoform X4, whose translation MAAYGQTQYSPALQPAGPYTPYTHHTQGYSMTSYNIKTEDGLSHSPGQSSLLGYSSNFSGTPPAQTLYSYSTHAEYHAPTSPPTPGKEQEGAPARRSSDGKLRGRKRANDPVPPLDSDIERVFIWDLDETIIIFHSLLTGTFSTRFGKDSGKAVSLGLWMEEMIFNLADSRLFFNDLEECDQVHIDDVASDDNGQDLSTYNFGTDGFQSPAGGGTLCLGSGVHGGVDWMRKLAFRYRRVKEIYNTYKNNVGGLLGSPKREEWLQLRREMEVLTDLWLTQALKALALINSRPNCVNVMVTTTQLIPALSKVLLYGLAGAFPIENIYSATKTGKESCFERVTQRFGRRAVYVVVGDGVEEETVAKKKNMPFWRVTCRADLEALSHALELDYL comes from the exons ATGGCTGCTTACGGACAGACGCAGTACAGCCCCGCGCTACAGCCGGCCGGTCCATACACACCGTACACACATCACACGCAGGGCTACAGCATGACGTCCTACA ATATTAAAACAGAGGACGGCCTGAGCCATTCACCAGGACAGAGCAGTTTGCTGGGATACTCGTCTAACTTCAGCGGCACTCCACCCGCTCAGACGCTCTACAGTTACTCCACACACG cagAGTACCACGCTCCCACGAGTCCTCCGACTCCAGGAAAGGAGCAGGAAGGCGCTCCAGCGAGACGCAGCTCAGATGGGAAGCTGAGAGGCAGGAAGAGGGCCAATGACCCCGTCCCCCCTCTGGACTCTGACATTGAG agaGTGTTTATTTGGGACCTGGATGAGACCATCATCATTTTCCACTCGCTCCTGACGGGAACATTTTCCACACGCTTCGGCAAG GACTCTGGCAAGGCTGTGTCTCTGGGCTTGTGGATGGAGGAGATGATCTTCAACTTGGCCGATTCACGTCTGTTTTTCAACGACCTGGAG GAATGCGACCAAGTTCACATCGATGATGTGGCCTCGGATGACAACGGGCAGGACTTGAG CACGTATAACTTTGGCACGGATGGCTTCCAGAGCCCGGCAGGTGGAGGCACGCTCTGCCTGGGCTCAGGTGTTCACGGCGGGGTGGACTGGATGAGGAAGCTCGCCTTCCGCTACCGCCGAGTCAAAGAGATCTACAACACCTACAAGAACAACGTAggag GTTTGCTGGGCAGTCCGAAGCGGGAAGAGTGGCTTCAGCTGAGGAGGGAGATGGAGGTCTTGACGGATCTGTGGCTGACACAGGCGCTCAAAGCTCTCGCTCTCATCAACTCCAG accgAACTGCGTGAACGTGATGGTCACCACCACGCAGCTGATCCCAGCGCTCTCCAAAGTGCTTCTCTACGGGCTTGCAGGAGCTTTTCCCATCGAGAACATCTACAGCGCCACCAAAACAG GTAAAGAAAGCTGCTTTGAGCGCGTGACCCAGAGGTTCGGCCGGAGAGCTGTGTATGTGGTGGTGGGGGATGGAGTCGAGGAGGAGACGGTCGCCAAGAAG AAGAACATGCCGTTCTGGAGGGTGACCTGCCGGGCCGATCTGGAGGCGTTGAGTCACGCGCTCGAGCTGGACTACCTCTAG
- the eya2 gene encoding eyes absent homolog 2 isoform X3, producing MAAYGQTQYSPALQPAGPYTPYTHHTQGYSMTSYNIKTEDGLSHSPGQSSLLGYSSNFSGTPPAQTLYSYSTHGGSISSGIFQGANSIAGSTPFSPAQQDFSTYSSYSQSQYSPYYNTHYNSPYITTSNITPSAITTAIPYQHTEHPAVSTNHSPESHTAEYHAPTSPPTPGKEQEGAPARRSSDGKLRGRKRANDPVPPLDSDIEDSGKAVSLGLWMEEMIFNLADSRLFFNDLEECDQVHIDDVASDDNGQDLSTYNFGTDGFQSPAGGGTLCLGSGVHGGVDWMRKLAFRYRRVKEIYNTYKNNVGGLLGSPKREEWLQLRREMEVLTDLWLTQALKALALINSRPNCVNVMVTTTQLIPALSKVLLYGLAGAFPIENIYSATKTGKESCFERVTQRFGRRAVYVVVGDGVEEETVAKKKNMPFWRVTCRADLEALSHALELDYL from the exons ATGGCTGCTTACGGACAGACGCAGTACAGCCCCGCGCTACAGCCGGCCGGTCCATACACACCGTACACACATCACACGCAGGGCTACAGCATGACGTCCTACA ATATTAAAACAGAGGACGGCCTGAGCCATTCACCAGGACAGAGCAGTTTGCTGGGATACTCGTCTAACTTCAGCGGCACTCCACCCGCTCAGACGCTCTACAGTTACTCCACACACG GCGGCAGCATTTCTTCTGGAATTTTCCAGGGTGCTAACAGCATCGCGGGCTCGACGCCGTTCAGTCCTGCGCAGCAG GACTTCTCCACGTATTCTAGCTACAGCCAAAGCCAATATTCACCGTACTACAACACGCACTACAACAGCCCGTACATCACAACCAGCAACATCACGCCCTCGGCCATCACCACGGCGATACCCTATCAGCACACGGAGCATCCCGCTGTATCGACCAATCACAGTCCGGAATCACACACGG cagAGTACCACGCTCCCACGAGTCCTCCGACTCCAGGAAAGGAGCAGGAAGGCGCTCCAGCGAGACGCAGCTCAGATGGGAAGCTGAGAGGCAGGAAGAGGGCCAATGACCCCGTCCCCCCTCTGGACTCTGACATTGAG GACTCTGGCAAGGCTGTGTCTCTGGGCTTGTGGATGGAGGAGATGATCTTCAACTTGGCCGATTCACGTCTGTTTTTCAACGACCTGGAG GAATGCGACCAAGTTCACATCGATGATGTGGCCTCGGATGACAACGGGCAGGACTTGAG CACGTATAACTTTGGCACGGATGGCTTCCAGAGCCCGGCAGGTGGAGGCACGCTCTGCCTGGGCTCAGGTGTTCACGGCGGGGTGGACTGGATGAGGAAGCTCGCCTTCCGCTACCGCCGAGTCAAAGAGATCTACAACACCTACAAGAACAACGTAggag GTTTGCTGGGCAGTCCGAAGCGGGAAGAGTGGCTTCAGCTGAGGAGGGAGATGGAGGTCTTGACGGATCTGTGGCTGACACAGGCGCTCAAAGCTCTCGCTCTCATCAACTCCAG accgAACTGCGTGAACGTGATGGTCACCACCACGCAGCTGATCCCAGCGCTCTCCAAAGTGCTTCTCTACGGGCTTGCAGGAGCTTTTCCCATCGAGAACATCTACAGCGCCACCAAAACAG GTAAAGAAAGCTGCTTTGAGCGCGTGACCCAGAGGTTCGGCCGGAGAGCTGTGTATGTGGTGGTGGGGGATGGAGTCGAGGAGGAGACGGTCGCCAAGAAG AAGAACATGCCGTTCTGGAGGGTGACCTGCCGGGCCGATCTGGAGGCGTTGAGTCACGCGCTCGAGCTGGACTACCTCTAG
- the eya2 gene encoding eyes absent homolog 2 isoform X2 — translation MAAYGQTQYSPALQPAGPYTPYTHHTQGYSMTSYNIKTEDGLSHSPGQSSLLGYSSNFSGTPPAQTLYSYSTHGGSISSGIFQGANSIAGSTPFSPAQQDFSTYSSYSQSQYSPYYNTHYNSPYITTSNITPSAITTAIPYQHTEHPAVSTNHSPESHTEYHAPTSPPTPGKEQEGAPARRSSDGKLRGRKRANDPVPPLDSDIERVFIWDLDETIIIFHSLLTGTFSTRFGKDSGKAVSLGLWMEEMIFNLADSRLFFNDLEECDQVHIDDVASDDNGQDLSTYNFGTDGFQSPAGGGTLCLGSGVHGGVDWMRKLAFRYRRVKEIYNTYKNNVGGLLGSPKREEWLQLRREMEVLTDLWLTQALKALALINSRPNCVNVMVTTTQLIPALSKVLLYGLAGAFPIENIYSATKTGKESCFERVTQRFGRRAVYVVVGDGVEEETVAKKKNMPFWRVTCRADLEALSHALELDYL, via the exons ATGGCTGCTTACGGACAGACGCAGTACAGCCCCGCGCTACAGCCGGCCGGTCCATACACACCGTACACACATCACACGCAGGGCTACAGCATGACGTCCTACA ATATTAAAACAGAGGACGGCCTGAGCCATTCACCAGGACAGAGCAGTTTGCTGGGATACTCGTCTAACTTCAGCGGCACTCCACCCGCTCAGACGCTCTACAGTTACTCCACACACG GCGGCAGCATTTCTTCTGGAATTTTCCAGGGTGCTAACAGCATCGCGGGCTCGACGCCGTTCAGTCCTGCGCAGCAG GACTTCTCCACGTATTCTAGCTACAGCCAAAGCCAATATTCACCGTACTACAACACGCACTACAACAGCCCGTACATCACAACCAGCAACATCACGCCCTCGGCCATCACCACGGCGATACCCTATCAGCACACGGAGCATCCCGCTGTATCGACCAATCACAGTCCGGAATCACACACGG AGTACCACGCTCCCACGAGTCCTCCGACTCCAGGAAAGGAGCAGGAAGGCGCTCCAGCGAGACGCAGCTCAGATGGGAAGCTGAGAGGCAGGAAGAGGGCCAATGACCCCGTCCCCCCTCTGGACTCTGACATTGAG agaGTGTTTATTTGGGACCTGGATGAGACCATCATCATTTTCCACTCGCTCCTGACGGGAACATTTTCCACACGCTTCGGCAAG GACTCTGGCAAGGCTGTGTCTCTGGGCTTGTGGATGGAGGAGATGATCTTCAACTTGGCCGATTCACGTCTGTTTTTCAACGACCTGGAG GAATGCGACCAAGTTCACATCGATGATGTGGCCTCGGATGACAACGGGCAGGACTTGAG CACGTATAACTTTGGCACGGATGGCTTCCAGAGCCCGGCAGGTGGAGGCACGCTCTGCCTGGGCTCAGGTGTTCACGGCGGGGTGGACTGGATGAGGAAGCTCGCCTTCCGCTACCGCCGAGTCAAAGAGATCTACAACACCTACAAGAACAACGTAggag GTTTGCTGGGCAGTCCGAAGCGGGAAGAGTGGCTTCAGCTGAGGAGGGAGATGGAGGTCTTGACGGATCTGTGGCTGACACAGGCGCTCAAAGCTCTCGCTCTCATCAACTCCAG accgAACTGCGTGAACGTGATGGTCACCACCACGCAGCTGATCCCAGCGCTCTCCAAAGTGCTTCTCTACGGGCTTGCAGGAGCTTTTCCCATCGAGAACATCTACAGCGCCACCAAAACAG GTAAAGAAAGCTGCTTTGAGCGCGTGACCCAGAGGTTCGGCCGGAGAGCTGTGTATGTGGTGGTGGGGGATGGAGTCGAGGAGGAGACGGTCGCCAAGAAG AAGAACATGCCGTTCTGGAGGGTGACCTGCCGGGCCGATCTGGAGGCGTTGAGTCACGCGCTCGAGCTGGACTACCTCTAG
- the eya2 gene encoding eyes absent homolog 2 isoform X1 gives MAAYGQTQYSPALQPAGPYTPYTHHTQGYSMTSYNIKTEDGLSHSPGQSSLLGYSSNFSGTPPAQTLYSYSTHGGSISSGIFQGANSIAGSTPFSPAQQDFSTYSSYSQSQYSPYYNTHYNSPYITTSNITPSAITTAIPYQHTEHPAVSTNHSPESHTAEYHAPTSPPTPGKEQEGAPARRSSDGKLRGRKRANDPVPPLDSDIERVFIWDLDETIIIFHSLLTGTFSTRFGKDSGKAVSLGLWMEEMIFNLADSRLFFNDLEECDQVHIDDVASDDNGQDLSTYNFGTDGFQSPAGGGTLCLGSGVHGGVDWMRKLAFRYRRVKEIYNTYKNNVGGLLGSPKREEWLQLRREMEVLTDLWLTQALKALALINSRPNCVNVMVTTTQLIPALSKVLLYGLAGAFPIENIYSATKTGKESCFERVTQRFGRRAVYVVVGDGVEEETVAKKKNMPFWRVTCRADLEALSHALELDYL, from the exons ATGGCTGCTTACGGACAGACGCAGTACAGCCCCGCGCTACAGCCGGCCGGTCCATACACACCGTACACACATCACACGCAGGGCTACAGCATGACGTCCTACA ATATTAAAACAGAGGACGGCCTGAGCCATTCACCAGGACAGAGCAGTTTGCTGGGATACTCGTCTAACTTCAGCGGCACTCCACCCGCTCAGACGCTCTACAGTTACTCCACACACG GCGGCAGCATTTCTTCTGGAATTTTCCAGGGTGCTAACAGCATCGCGGGCTCGACGCCGTTCAGTCCTGCGCAGCAG GACTTCTCCACGTATTCTAGCTACAGCCAAAGCCAATATTCACCGTACTACAACACGCACTACAACAGCCCGTACATCACAACCAGCAACATCACGCCCTCGGCCATCACCACGGCGATACCCTATCAGCACACGGAGCATCCCGCTGTATCGACCAATCACAGTCCGGAATCACACACGG cagAGTACCACGCTCCCACGAGTCCTCCGACTCCAGGAAAGGAGCAGGAAGGCGCTCCAGCGAGACGCAGCTCAGATGGGAAGCTGAGAGGCAGGAAGAGGGCCAATGACCCCGTCCCCCCTCTGGACTCTGACATTGAG agaGTGTTTATTTGGGACCTGGATGAGACCATCATCATTTTCCACTCGCTCCTGACGGGAACATTTTCCACACGCTTCGGCAAG GACTCTGGCAAGGCTGTGTCTCTGGGCTTGTGGATGGAGGAGATGATCTTCAACTTGGCCGATTCACGTCTGTTTTTCAACGACCTGGAG GAATGCGACCAAGTTCACATCGATGATGTGGCCTCGGATGACAACGGGCAGGACTTGAG CACGTATAACTTTGGCACGGATGGCTTCCAGAGCCCGGCAGGTGGAGGCACGCTCTGCCTGGGCTCAGGTGTTCACGGCGGGGTGGACTGGATGAGGAAGCTCGCCTTCCGCTACCGCCGAGTCAAAGAGATCTACAACACCTACAAGAACAACGTAggag GTTTGCTGGGCAGTCCGAAGCGGGAAGAGTGGCTTCAGCTGAGGAGGGAGATGGAGGTCTTGACGGATCTGTGGCTGACACAGGCGCTCAAAGCTCTCGCTCTCATCAACTCCAG accgAACTGCGTGAACGTGATGGTCACCACCACGCAGCTGATCCCAGCGCTCTCCAAAGTGCTTCTCTACGGGCTTGCAGGAGCTTTTCCCATCGAGAACATCTACAGCGCCACCAAAACAG GTAAAGAAAGCTGCTTTGAGCGCGTGACCCAGAGGTTCGGCCGGAGAGCTGTGTATGTGGTGGTGGGGGATGGAGTCGAGGAGGAGACGGTCGCCAAGAAG AAGAACATGCCGTTCTGGAGGGTGACCTGCCGGGCCGATCTGGAGGCGTTGAGTCACGCGCTCGAGCTGGACTACCTCTAG